The nucleotide sequence GTTAACCCTAAAAAAGCGTACCGGATAACAGGGTATAAAAACTAACCCTATCAACAAGTACAACTATATTTAAAAAAGGACATAAAAATAATGAGGTATCACAACAGATTTTATTCTGTTGTGAAGTCAACACCAAAATATATTTTTTCACAGGAACTTATTATAGGCTCCTACAACTTCCTATTGTATAATATTACTATATATAATCATATTTTGATTGGAGGATATGTTTTGAAGAGTAAATTTAGAAATATAACAGGCAAGGCTCTCTTTATCATTTCGGCTCTATGTTTCATAAACAGTTTATCTACCCTTATATATAAGAATTCCTTTTGGCCTTTCTTTGTACTATTAGGATTGATTTTTGGACTACTTGGCTACCTTTATCTCTATGTTGAGTTCAATACTGAAAAAAAGATTATAAAAGTATCTCTCTGGATCTTCCACGGCATTGCTGCTTTATTGATTCTATCTTTTTTCATTGTGGAATTTCTAATTATCAGTTCCGGCAATAAAAAGGAAGCTAGTCCCCCAGACTATGTAGTTATCCTTGGTGCCGGCTTATGGGGAGATACCCCCTCACTTACCTTAGCTCAAAGGCTTGATTCCGGCTTAGACTTAATTAAAGTCCTACCGGAGGAAACAAAAATTGTGGTGTCTGGCGGCCAAGGCCCCGGTGAGACCACAACAGAAGCAGAAGCAATGAAGAAGTATTTGATAGATAGGGGCGTGGCAGAGGACCGAATAATAAAAGAAGATAAGTCCACCAGTACCCAAGAAAATCTCTTATATACCAAAGCTCTTATAAGGGGAATGGGTAGCAGGGAAAATATAAGGATAACCATTGTCACTAGTAATTTTCACATGTACCGTTCAAAGTTGTTGGCAAAGAAAGCTGGTTTTGAAGAAGTTCAGTGTTGGTCAGCTCCCATAACCCCATACCTCACTCCAACCTATTATGTAAGGGAGTATTTAGCAGTTATAAAATCACTATTGATAAATTAATATAATATCGGTGTTTATTGTATTTAATTACTAAGATATGGCTAGAATATTTTTATATTAAAGCTAACATTATTTGCATTTTAGGAGGAAAGTATGCCTGACATTATTTTGGATGCTTTAGTTGATACTGCAAAGAATGATTCCCTTTCTTTTTGTCATTTACATAGGGATAGAGTATCTTGAATTTAAGTTAGGAGATAACCTGATAAAAAAGGTTAAAAAGGCAGGAAGGATTGCCCCAGCAGCCGGTGCTATCTTTTGACTAGTACCCCAGTGTGGCTTTTCCATCATTCTTAATTCTTAATTTTTAATTCTTAATTTCAAAAATTGCTTTGCAATTTTCATTCTTTGTATCCAACCCATACAGCTCTTATAGCTCAACCTCCATACCGGTACATAAGTATTCTATGTTATCCTGCAACTCATCTTTTAGTATTTTGTACGGTTTCTTGCCTGTGCAGTGGCAGGTGTAGATCTTTTCAATGTTATAGCTTGATAGTTGTTTAGCCAGTGCTTTTATAGTGGCTTCCGACTCGGCATAGAGGTTTAAGCCGGGCATGCCAACCAAATGAAATCCTCCT is from Clostridium thermarum and encodes:
- a CDS encoding YdcF family protein gives rise to the protein MKSKFRNITGKALFIISALCFINSLSTLIYKNSFWPFFVLLGLIFGLLGYLYLYVEFNTEKKIIKVSLWIFHGIAALLILSFFIVEFLIISSGNKKEASPPDYVVILGAGLWGDTPSLTLAQRLDSGLDLIKVLPEETKIVVSGGQGPGETTTEAEAMKKYLIDRGVAEDRIIKEDKSTSTQENLLYTKALIRGMGSRENIRITIVTSNFHMYRSKLLAKKAGFEEVQCWSAPITPYLTPTYYVREYLAVIKSLLIN